Proteins found in one Sphingomonas sp. SORGH_AS_0879 genomic segment:
- a CDS encoding heparinase II/III family protein — protein sequence MIGRYYRVDAAARAEAARGVFRLMGRQVDFGGMADIDWRHCLPEEKDHHLWRMKLCQLEVMHSLLAEGDADDAQTALALLDMFERATGFDLPAPFQTIWSPYGASHRILALLSGVALAQARGKADPQLHGRVAGLLRRDAAFVRANVEHDLRNNHTERNLAALCLYGMACGGYGGAANRRLDREVAAIIAQTILPDGMQIERSAMYQGLSVMALRIFAATTFLQAETRALARIRGDAAARAWALLSHRDGEIVLFNDAWMGEVPPVASVLGDVSRTGGSSSLPDAGYAHLAHGMIDVWMDAGAIGPAWNPGHGHADFLALELDVAGERLFVDPGTSQYSTGPRRAHERSAASHNGPCFDGAEPVDYLGCFKVGRLAAARPLDPGELAGLPDHTIGGVLRTGAGKVRRLVTPLPDGALLIADGWSPGPAPARSRFLIPADWQITVENALLLRLRKGATVVWLDIVEGAAVLAPPDHWSRHYMALERAQVLDILPVGHDDWRFGIMRLRTTPSAVGERIETLQLLRERVREGL from the coding sequence TTGATCGGTCGCTACTATCGGGTCGATGCAGCGGCCCGCGCCGAAGCGGCGCGCGGCGTCTTCCGTCTGATGGGGCGGCAGGTCGATTTCGGTGGTATGGCCGACATCGACTGGCGGCACTGCCTGCCCGAGGAGAAGGATCATCATCTCTGGCGCATGAAGCTGTGCCAGCTCGAAGTGATGCATTCTCTGCTGGCGGAGGGTGATGCCGACGATGCGCAGACCGCGCTTGCCCTGCTTGACATGTTCGAACGGGCGACGGGGTTCGATCTTCCTGCGCCGTTCCAGACGATCTGGTCGCCCTATGGCGCATCGCACCGCATTCTAGCCCTATTGAGCGGCGTCGCCTTGGCACAAGCGCGGGGCAAGGCCGATCCGCAGCTCCATGGCCGGGTCGCCGGGCTGCTGCGCCGCGACGCGGCATTCGTCCGCGCCAATGTCGAACATGACCTGCGCAACAACCATACCGAGCGTAACCTGGCGGCGCTGTGTCTCTATGGCATGGCATGCGGCGGCTATGGCGGGGCGGCAAACCGGCGTCTGGATCGTGAGGTCGCGGCGATCATTGCCCAGACCATTTTGCCCGATGGCATGCAGATCGAACGATCGGCGATGTATCAGGGGCTGAGCGTGATGGCGTTGCGCATTTTTGCGGCCACGACTTTCCTGCAAGCGGAAACAAGGGCTTTAGCGCGGATTCGTGGCGACGCCGCGGCTCGCGCGTGGGCGTTGCTTTCGCATCGGGACGGCGAGATCGTGTTGTTCAACGACGCGTGGATGGGCGAGGTGCCGCCGGTGGCCAGCGTGCTGGGCGACGTTTCCCGAACGGGCGGCAGTTCGTCGTTACCCGATGCGGGCTATGCGCACCTTGCCCATGGTATGATCGATGTGTGGATGGACGCGGGGGCGATCGGGCCTGCGTGGAATCCGGGGCATGGTCATGCCGATTTCCTCGCGCTCGAACTGGATGTCGCTGGGGAGCGCCTGTTCGTCGATCCGGGTACGTCGCAATATTCGACCGGTCCGCGGCGTGCCCATGAGCGGTCGGCCGCCAGCCATAATGGTCCCTGTTTCGACGGAGCCGAACCCGTCGACTATCTGGGCTGTTTCAAGGTCGGTCGCCTCGCCGCCGCGCGGCCGCTCGACCCGGGCGAGCTGGCGGGACTGCCCGATCACACGATCGGCGGCGTATTGCGGACCGGGGCGGGCAAGGTCCGTCGGCTGGTCACGCCATTGCCGGACGGGGCGCTGCTGATTGCGGATGGCTGGTCGCCCGGACCGGCCCCGGCCCGATCACGGTTCCTGATTCCGGCCGATTGGCAGATCACGGTGGAGAACGCCCTGCTCCTTCGTCTGCGCAAAGGCGCGACCGTGGTCTGGCTGGATATTGTGGAGGGGGCGGCCGTACTCGCGCCGCCGGATCATTGGTCCCGCCACTATATGGCGCTCGAGCGGGCGCAGGTGCTGGACATCCTGCCGGTCGGCCATGACGATTGGCGGTTCGGCATCATGCGGCTCCGCACCACGCCGTCTGCCGTGGGAGAACGGATCGAGACACTGCAACTGCTACGCGAGCGGGTGCGCGAGGGGCTATGA
- a CDS encoding IS3 family transposase (programmed frameshift) — protein MSVSEIITDGGRRRHWSTPEKLRIVEETLDGRESISVVARRNGVAPNLLYRWRRLMLEGGSVAVAGDDDVTSNRQVREMETRIRELERQLGRKTLEVEILKEALERSRPKKSELAHALAAAGDYPVSLVASTLGVGRSTVYDRLTGTTRTRGPYAKADDTDLLPCIRQIAAQRPTYGYRRIAAVLNRQRRAEGLAPVNHKRVYRIMAADRLLLARRYAERADYGHDGVVVTIRSNLRWCSDGFEFTCWNGEVVRGAFIIDAHDREIISWRAVANAGISGSDVRDIMLEAVETRFGTMRATTPVEMLSDNGSAYTACETRTFARQLGLKPCFTPVRSPQSNGISEAFVHTLKRDYVRVSPLPDALTALTSLAGWIEDYNDNHPHSGLKMRSPREHRALVSATA, from the exons ATGTCCGTGTCCGAGATCATCACCGACGGCGGTCGTCGCCGTCACTGGAGCACGCCCGAGAAGCTGAGGATCGTCGAGGAGACGCTCGATGGTCGGGAGAGCATATCGGTGGTGGCGCGCCGCAACGGCGTGGCGCCGAACCTGCTGTACCGTTGGCGGCGGCTGATGCTGGAAGGCGGGAGCGTTGCAGTTGCCGGCGACGACGACGTGACCAGCAACCGGCAGGTCCGCGAGATGGAAACCCGCATCCGCGAACTGGAGCGCCAGCTCGGGCGCAAGACGCTGGAGGTCGAGATACTGAAGGAGGCGCTGGAGCGCTCGCGCC CCAAAAAAAGCGAGCTTGCTCATGCACTCGCCGCTGCCGGAGACTATCCGGTGAGCCTGGTCGCCAGCACGCTCGGGGTCGGGCGTTCGACGGTGTACGACCGCCTGACGGGAACCACCAGGACGCGCGGGCCGTACGCCAAGGCCGACGACACGGATCTGCTGCCCTGCATTCGCCAGATCGCCGCGCAACGGCCAACATACGGCTACCGCCGCATCGCGGCGGTCCTCAATCGGCAGCGGCGCGCCGAAGGACTTGCGCCGGTCAACCACAAGCGCGTCTACCGCATCATGGCGGCGGACCGCCTGCTGCTGGCGCGGCGCTACGCCGAGCGAGCCGACTATGGGCATGACGGCGTCGTAGTGACGATCCGCTCGAACCTGCGCTGGTGCTCCGACGGCTTCGAGTTCACCTGCTGGAACGGTGAGGTCGTGCGCGGTGCCTTCATCATCGACGCCCATGACCGCGAGATCATCTCGTGGCGCGCGGTTGCCAATGCCGGCATCAGCGGCTCGGACGTGCGCGACATCATGCTGGAAGCCGTGGAAACCCGCTTCGGCACCATGCGCGCGACGACACCGGTCGAGATGCTGTCGGACAACGGTTCGGCCTATACCGCCTGCGAAACACGGACCTTTGCCCGGCAGCTGGGCCTCAAACCCTGCTTCACCCCCGTCCGCAGCCCGCAGTCCAACGGCATCTCGGAGGCCTTCGTCCATACCCTCAAACGGGATTACGTCCGCGTCTCGCCGCTGCCGGACGCACTCACCGCGTTGACATCGCTTGCCGGATGGATCGAGGACTACAACGACAACCACCCCCATTCAGGGCTCAAAATGCGTTCGCCGCGCGAGCATCGCGCACTGGTTTCTGCAACCGCTTGA
- a CDS encoding TonB-dependent receptor domain-containing protein, whose amino-acid sequence MSGWYWTSPRPSPSTRNYNTIFDHFNYYQADGNPVKPLTGANAEVGMKEALANGTLNLSQSIFYIRSRNTPVFDPSGRYSQNPTTGSQCCYLTDGTENRSKGFEFQVQGALTRSLNLDASYTYTHSSQKAGTVLTTASLVPLQQQVPDHLLKAFATWRVPVLNNRLIVGLGGHVESSVAPYARLQTYDRPTRKFKTTYVYTPRDGYATVDAMLKFMIQPRLSLQANVTNLFDRKYYSTVMASMGSYYGQPRTALLTLRGSF is encoded by the coding sequence ATGTCGGGCTGGTACTGGACGTCACCAAGACCGTCTCCTTCTACGCGTAATTACAACACGATCTTCGACCATTTCAATTACTATCAGGCCGACGGAAATCCGGTGAAGCCGCTGACCGGCGCCAATGCGGAGGTCGGCATGAAGGAAGCGCTGGCGAACGGCACGCTGAACCTGTCGCAGTCCATCTTCTACATCCGTAGCCGCAATACGCCGGTCTTCGATCCGTCGGGCCGTTATTCGCAGAATCCGACGACCGGATCCCAATGCTGCTACCTGACGGATGGCACCGAAAACCGGAGCAAGGGCTTCGAATTCCAGGTGCAGGGCGCGTTGACCCGCAGTCTGAACCTCGACGCGTCCTATACCTATACGCATTCCAGCCAGAAGGCGGGCACCGTCCTGACGACGGCGAGCCTGGTCCCGCTGCAGCAGCAGGTGCCCGATCATCTCTTGAAGGCGTTCGCGACGTGGCGCGTTCCCGTCCTGAACAACAGGCTGATCGTCGGACTTGGCGGCCATGTCGAAAGCAGCGTCGCTCCTTATGCGAGGTTGCAGACCTATGATCGGCCGACGAGGAAGTTCAAGACGACCTATGTCTACACGCCGCGCGACGGATACGCGACTGTCGACGCGATGCTGAAGTTCATGATCCAGCCCCGCTTGTCGCTTCAGGCGAATGTGACCAACCTGTTCGACAGGAAATATTATTCGACCGTGATGGCGAGCATGGGCAGCTATTACGGTCAACCGCGCACCGCGCTGTTGACGCTGCGCGGATCGTTCTGA
- a CDS encoding O-antigen ligase, producing the protein MTSHDRSTGSSQLVLRAAVLLVFALLFGGGGSGHPVAELAIEAVALTILASLVLRPLPSRSPGAALPLVLLMLVAVLIVVQLVPLNPGCWRALPGRSLAAVIADRVGLSDRAYPISLDPAATRRSLAALLPAAAMLTLVIHMDLRQRTLLACIAIGCALASLMLAVVQLVAAGAWGTIYPEGHVGYATGLFANRNHQAAFLLVATALTGALPRSRSMGAFLPLSLAVALGAGVIATTSRAGLVLLPIALLPVLLRQWLVRWWWMVPLSGVAVIAAVSLARHNTVIARVVERLHSGNLERFRFWGDSWTAITRSWPVGSGFGTFETIFRSVEPLDHVGLHYVNHAHNEYLELMLEGGLPAMLLLLLAVVWALRRCIAISRLGRDARRLAWASAAGLLVLLLHSLVDYPTRILAIQLLAAMLAGFLTKPAPSLPMMGQSIPRFRAGFLPLIDKAGFR; encoded by the coding sequence TTGACGTCCCACGACCGTTCGACCGGTAGCAGTCAACTCGTCCTGCGCGCGGCGGTGCTCCTGGTCTTCGCGCTGCTGTTCGGTGGTGGGGGCAGCGGCCACCCTGTCGCGGAACTGGCCATCGAGGCGGTGGCACTGACGATACTGGCATCGCTCGTGCTGCGGCCATTGCCATCGCGTTCGCCGGGGGCTGCCCTGCCTCTGGTGCTGCTGATGCTCGTCGCGGTGCTGATCGTCGTGCAACTCGTGCCTTTGAATCCCGGTTGTTGGCGCGCTCTGCCGGGGCGGTCGCTGGCCGCCGTCATCGCCGATCGCGTGGGATTGAGTGATCGAGCCTACCCGATCAGCCTCGATCCCGCGGCGACGCGACGCTCGTTGGCCGCATTGCTGCCCGCCGCCGCGATGCTGACGCTGGTCATCCATATGGACCTGCGGCAGCGGACCCTGCTTGCCTGCATCGCGATCGGTTGCGCGCTGGCCAGTCTGATGCTGGCCGTGGTGCAGCTTGTGGCGGCCGGAGCATGGGGGACCATCTATCCCGAAGGCCATGTCGGCTATGCCACCGGCCTGTTCGCCAATCGCAATCATCAGGCGGCGTTCCTGCTGGTCGCGACCGCTCTGACCGGCGCTTTGCCGCGATCGCGTTCGATGGGTGCGTTTCTGCCGCTATCGCTGGCGGTGGCGCTTGGGGCGGGAGTGATCGCCACCACGTCGCGCGCCGGGTTGGTATTGCTGCCGATCGCGCTGTTGCCGGTGTTGCTGCGCCAGTGGCTCGTCCGCTGGTGGTGGATGGTGCCGTTGTCGGGCGTGGCGGTGATCGCTGCGGTATCGCTGGCACGGCATAATACGGTCATCGCGCGGGTGGTCGAGCGGTTGCACAGCGGCAATCTCGAGCGTTTCCGCTTCTGGGGCGATAGCTGGACGGCGATCACGCGCTCTTGGCCGGTCGGGTCCGGCTTCGGCACATTCGAGACCATCTTTCGGTCGGTCGAACCGCTTGATCATGTGGGGCTGCATTACGTCAATCACGCGCATAATGAATATCTCGAACTGATGCTCGAAGGCGGTTTGCCAGCCATGCTGCTGCTGCTGCTTGCCGTTGTCTGGGCGCTCAGGCGCTGCATCGCCATTTCCCGGCTTGGCCGGGATGCCAGGCGGCTGGCCTGGGCGTCGGCAGCCGGATTGCTGGTCCTGCTGCTCCATTCGCTGGTTGATTATCCGACGCGGATTCTCGCGATCCAGTTGCTGGCCGCGATGCTGGCCGGCTTCCTTACCAAGCCTGCGCCGTCACTGCCCATGATGGGCCAGTCCATCCCTCGGTTTCGGGCGGGCTTCCTTCCATTGATCGACAAGGCCGGTTTCCGATGA
- a CDS encoding glycosyltransferase family 2 protein, which translates to MTPTLALDDFLTEARQSVARQDSDCEIEHLIAVDDRHVVLPPDEITGRLVTRFFHNRRGKGPGGARNSGLDQATGSIIFFLDADDIWPVDYIRRVVAVYAAHPAIDCVSVAGLSFGEAIERPRLTIPALPSGIIPRTTMAWNPIGGPSGFSYRRNAVTEAVRFQDAIYFQDILFYLDLLRQGCVFWRETGVYYWYRRSPGQLISTIAIDKVRASRILVEQSIAKWCNVGLTRWEAAVAHVQIQRLSANRERRRDWRNTLLLVAMEPGWAIAQIRRQLENRRLARGQLRAR; encoded by the coding sequence GTGACGCCGACCCTCGCGCTGGACGATTTCCTGACCGAAGCCCGGCAATCGGTCGCGCGGCAGGATAGCGATTGCGAGATCGAGCATCTGATTGCCGTCGACGACCGCCATGTCGTGCTTCCCCCCGACGAGATCACGGGGCGGCTGGTGACCCGCTTCTTCCACAATCGGCGGGGGAAGGGCCCCGGCGGCGCGCGGAACAGCGGGCTGGATCAGGCGACCGGTTCGATCATCTTCTTCCTCGACGCCGATGACATATGGCCCGTCGACTATATCCGGCGTGTCGTTGCGGTCTATGCGGCTCATCCAGCGATCGATTGCGTTTCGGTTGCGGGTCTGAGCTTCGGCGAGGCAATCGAACGGCCAAGGCTGACCATTCCCGCGCTGCCAAGCGGGATCATTCCCCGCACGACGATGGCATGGAATCCGATCGGTGGGCCCAGTGGGTTCAGTTATCGCCGCAATGCCGTGACCGAGGCCGTCCGCTTCCAGGACGCGATCTATTTCCAGGATATTCTCTTCTATCTCGACCTGTTGCGGCAGGGGTGCGTCTTCTGGCGCGAGACGGGCGTGTATTATTGGTACAGGCGTTCACCGGGGCAACTGATCTCCACCATCGCCATCGACAAGGTGCGCGCCTCGCGGATACTGGTCGAGCAGTCGATCGCAAAATGGTGTAACGTCGGCCTGACGCGGTGGGAGGCGGCAGTGGCCCATGTCCAGATCCAGCGCCTGAGCGCCAATCGCGAACGCCGCCGGGACTGGCGCAATACGTTACTTCTGGTGGCGATGGAACCGGGCTGGGCCATCGCGCAAATTCGACGGCAGTTGGAGAATCGTCGGCTGGCTCGAGGTCAACTGCGGGCGCGTTGA
- a CDS encoding TonB-dependent receptor: protein MMAFWLATAGVAMGTPAHAAAGQVMFHVPAGSLDNVLTEIAAQAGRRITFDPATVRGKSAPAVNGSMAPDSAARMALDGSGLMLKTTAGGEWLVVPIPGADGGGKLLSTVRVTAAGAGVAAGGTPAGANGSSDPIATEGTRSYTTNATTIASKTPLALKDTPQAVSVLTRTQIDDRVINSFTDGLDALPGVSSVQTAQGPNFFSRGFQINNVQIDGGSPIFIGATGNGNFTSNYSVLDDLSIYDSVAIQRGAAGTFTGVGSPGGSIGLERKRPLDHRMLDITVQGGSYNQLRTVVDASSPEWLGGLVKARTVVTGERNEYFYDNASRRFLQGYVNVEVTPSTATTINLGGKISTSRDTPFWGLPTNADGKLLDLPRGTCLCTPWSRTNTNTREVFAQLRQKLFDKWDLRLNGQITWQDINFNTFAFTPTFGKIGVRPGVVNEGTATAFRAKRRSDQYLLDGYVHGTFSIGQVAFDLTTGANYQLIRQSLADISGFFAYRNYVIIPFDAARFPQPAASDYSLDYQTAYPQDQQIQYGAYATLRISPWSWAHLTIAERYSGYRTAVKTATYYGQGVAPDISTNTTSTSNLAYPNVGLVLDVTKTVSFYA from the coding sequence ATGATGGCCTTTTGGCTGGCGACGGCGGGGGTGGCGATGGGGACGCCAGCCCATGCGGCAGCGGGCCAGGTGATGTTCCATGTGCCGGCGGGGTCGCTCGACAATGTGCTGACCGAGATCGCGGCACAGGCGGGCCGCCGGATCACCTTCGATCCGGCGACCGTCCGCGGCAAGTCGGCACCGGCCGTCAACGGTTCCATGGCACCGGATAGCGCGGCACGCATGGCGCTGGATGGCAGCGGTTTGATGTTGAAGACGACGGCTGGCGGCGAATGGCTGGTGGTTCCGATCCCCGGAGCCGACGGTGGCGGCAAGCTGCTCTCGACGGTGCGGGTCACGGCCGCCGGTGCCGGTGTCGCAGCGGGCGGGACACCGGCGGGTGCCAACGGAAGCAGCGATCCGATCGCGACCGAGGGCACGCGCAGCTATACGACCAACGCCACGACCATCGCTTCCAAGACGCCGCTGGCGCTGAAGGATACGCCGCAGGCGGTTTCGGTGCTGACGCGTACGCAGATCGACGATCGCGTCATCAACAGCTTCACCGATGGCCTCGATGCTTTGCCGGGCGTGTCGTCCGTACAGACCGCGCAGGGGCCGAACTTCTTCTCGCGCGGCTTCCAGATCAACAATGTGCAGATCGACGGCGGGTCGCCGATCTTCATCGGGGCGACCGGCAACGGCAACTTCACATCCAACTATTCCGTACTCGACGATCTGTCGATCTACGACAGCGTCGCCATCCAGCGCGGCGCGGCGGGGACGTTCACCGGGGTCGGATCGCCCGGCGGTTCGATCGGCCTGGAGCGCAAGCGGCCGCTCGACCATCGCATGTTGGACATCACCGTGCAGGGCGGCTCGTACAACCAGCTTCGCACCGTGGTCGACGCCTCCTCCCCGGAATGGCTGGGTGGTCTGGTGAAGGCGCGGACGGTGGTGACGGGCGAACGCAACGAGTATTTCTATGACAATGCCTCGCGCCGGTTCCTGCAAGGCTATGTGAATGTGGAGGTCACGCCGTCGACCGCGACGACGATCAACCTGGGCGGCAAGATCAGCACCAGCCGCGATACGCCCTTCTGGGGCTTGCCGACCAACGCCGATGGCAAGCTGCTCGACCTGCCGCGCGGCACCTGCCTGTGCACGCCGTGGAGCCGCACCAACACGAACACGCGCGAAGTGTTCGCGCAATTGCGGCAAAAGCTGTTCGACAAGTGGGATCTGCGCCTGAACGGGCAGATCACGTGGCAGGACATCAACTTCAATACGTTCGCCTTCACCCCGACCTTCGGGAAGATCGGCGTAAGGCCGGGTGTCGTGAACGAGGGAACGGCGACCGCCTTTCGGGCCAAGAGGCGCTCGGACCAGTATCTGCTCGACGGCTATGTGCACGGCACATTTTCGATCGGCCAGGTGGCGTTCGACCTGACGACCGGCGCAAATTATCAGTTGATCCGCCAGAGCCTGGCCGACATCTCGGGTTTCTTCGCCTATCGGAACTATGTCATCATCCCGTTCGATGCGGCCCGGTTTCCGCAGCCTGCGGCGTCCGATTACAGCCTGGACTACCAGACCGCCTATCCGCAGGATCAGCAGATTCAATATGGTGCCTACGCCACGCTGCGCATCTCACCCTGGTCCTGGGCACATCTGACGATCGCGGAGCGGTATTCAGGTTACAGGACGGCGGTCAAGACCGCTACTTATTATGGCCAGGGCGTCGCGCCCGATATCTCTACGAACACGACCAGCACCAGCAACCTGGCCTACCCGAATGTCGGGCTGGTACTGGACGTCACCAAGACCGTCTCCTTCTACGCGTAA
- a CDS encoding lipopolysaccharide biosynthesis protein, translating into MRLAATFILHAFQIGYPAFITWLAAAMASQAIGSEVVFYLGLGSLILVGLEYGFRYSGAREISLALGNPPRIAALIAAILLIQTVLLLITLLVAGGAMSISVPAIGIGPAMCVLVFMIMNGIIPTWIFIALSLQKAFLVYTAPVRLIGLAAAVTAGHFHSLDGLFLSQCIAMFAIHVAGLTLLWRKGYLERVLPLRLAIALLRDGRDVFVMKLGVFSYTSAGVLVLGIVQSPEMVGAFGLCQRLVTALQQASAPLFMSAYPLSIRHVAGEKGLANSLLRLNGGALLSSLAMSLGIAIGGTSLLRLIQLDHYAGILDCIRIMAPLPMLLGISTFLVNNAVLAAKRDDIVRTVTLVCGGIGIPGYFVMSQHYGLIGTAITLTAIEGCVALTYSIICLRAGLLPPLLYWRCRHEN; encoded by the coding sequence ATGAGGCTGGCCGCAACCTTCATCCTGCACGCGTTCCAGATCGGATATCCGGCGTTCATCACCTGGCTGGCCGCTGCGATGGCCAGTCAGGCGATCGGGTCGGAAGTCGTCTTCTATCTCGGGCTGGGATCGCTGATCCTGGTCGGGCTGGAATATGGCTTTCGCTATTCGGGCGCGCGCGAAATATCGCTGGCGCTGGGCAATCCCCCGCGCATCGCGGCACTGATCGCCGCCATCCTGCTGATCCAGACGGTGCTGCTGCTGATCACGCTGCTGGTCGCCGGAGGGGCGATGAGCATTTCCGTGCCGGCGATCGGCATTGGCCCGGCGATGTGCGTGCTGGTGTTCATGATCATGAACGGCATCATCCCGACCTGGATATTCATCGCACTGTCGTTGCAGAAGGCGTTTCTGGTCTACACCGCGCCGGTGCGGCTGATCGGCCTCGCCGCCGCGGTGACGGCGGGGCATTTCCATAGTCTGGACGGCCTGTTCCTGTCGCAATGCATCGCCATGTTCGCAATCCATGTCGCCGGGCTGACGCTGTTGTGGCGCAAGGGCTATCTTGAGCGTGTATTGCCGCTTCGCCTCGCCATCGCGTTGCTGCGTGACGGGCGCGACGTTTTCGTGATGAAGCTGGGCGTGTTCTCCTACACCAGCGCCGGCGTGCTGGTCCTGGGGATCGTCCAGTCCCCCGAAATGGTCGGCGCGTTCGGTCTTTGCCAGCGGCTGGTGACGGCGCTGCAGCAGGCGTCGGCACCATTGTTCATGTCGGCCTATCCGTTAAGCATTCGCCATGTCGCGGGAGAGAAGGGGCTGGCGAACAGCCTTTTGCGGCTGAACGGCGGCGCATTGCTGTCCTCGCTGGCGATGAGCCTGGGGATCGCTATCGGCGGTACGTCGCTGTTGCGGTTGATCCAACTCGATCATTATGCCGGTATTCTCGACTGCATCCGCATCATGGCGCCCTTGCCCATGTTGCTGGGAATATCGACCTTCCTCGTCAACAATGCCGTCCTGGCCGCCAAGCGCGATGACATCGTTCGAACGGTCACGCTGGTGTGCGGCGGCATCGGCATTCCTGGCTATTTCGTGATGTCGCAACACTATGGCCTGATCGGCACGGCGATCACGCTGACCGCTATCGAGGGCTGCGTGGCGCTGACCTATTCGATCATCTGCCTGCGAGCGGGTCTCCTTCCCCCCTTGCTTTACTGGAGGTGCCGCCATGAAAATTAG